One part of the Microbacterium aurugineum genome encodes these proteins:
- a CDS encoding ABC transporter permease: MSSRRGAARLLLPIWAGLVFLFLFLPILVIIVYSFNVGRLLVSWDHFGFDSFLAIVNKPAIRDAVLVSVRTGLLAALLATALGTLAGIAMARNPGKWVWWFLGLLLLVSVTPEIVDAVALLPWLVFLGQDAGIGIFNDGTMRLVVGQSLFSIAIVSYIVRARLVGLDARLEEASADLYAPPVRTFLKITLPLAMPAVLAGFLLSFTLSLDNTVVSAFVQVSGTTPWPVYVLSALRSGLRPEIAAVSTIMLVLTLLALALVAVVLKRAGDSATEIARTMAGG; this comes from the coding sequence ATGAGTTCACGTCGTGGAGCAGCACGTCTCCTGCTGCCGATCTGGGCAGGACTCGTCTTCCTGTTCCTGTTCCTGCCGATCCTGGTGATCATCGTCTACTCGTTCAACGTCGGCCGCCTGCTGGTCTCGTGGGACCACTTCGGCTTCGACTCGTTCCTCGCGATCGTCAACAAGCCGGCGATCCGCGACGCGGTGCTGGTGTCGGTGCGCACCGGCCTGCTGGCCGCCCTGCTCGCGACCGCGCTCGGAACCCTGGCCGGCATCGCGATGGCCCGCAACCCCGGCAAGTGGGTGTGGTGGTTCCTCGGGCTCCTGCTGCTCGTCTCGGTCACCCCGGAGATCGTGGATGCCGTCGCGCTGCTGCCCTGGCTGGTCTTCCTCGGCCAGGACGCCGGGATCGGGATCTTCAACGACGGAACGATGAGGCTCGTGGTCGGGCAGTCGCTGTTCTCGATCGCGATCGTGTCGTACATCGTCCGGGCGCGACTGGTCGGACTCGACGCCCGCCTGGAAGAGGCCTCCGCCGACCTGTACGCCCCGCCGGTGCGGACCTTCCTGAAGATCACGCTGCCGCTGGCGATGCCGGCCGTGCTCGCCGGGTTCCTGCTCTCGTTCACGTTGAGCCTCGACAACACGGTCGTGTCGGCGTTCGTGCAGGTGTCCGGCACGACACCGTGGCCGGTGTACGTGCTCAGCGCACTGCGTAGCGGACTCCGTCCTGAGATCGCGGCGGTGTCGACCATCATGCTCGTGCTCACCCTCCTCGCTCTGGCGCTGGTGGCGGTGGTGCTCAAGCGTGCCGGTGACTCGGCGACCGAGATCGCCCGCACGATGGCGGGAGGCTGA
- the coaBC gene encoding bifunctional phosphopantothenoylcysteine decarboxylase/phosphopantothenate--cysteine ligase CoaBC yields MNIVVGVTGGIAAYKTVHLVRLLTKGGHDVTVVPTEDALRFVGLPTWEAISRHAVTTSVHDDVAKVRHVALGQNAELVIVAPATANSIAKMAAGLADDLLGTTLLATEAPVLIAPAMHAEMWRNRATQANITTLRERGVHVVGPADGELAGGDSGPGRMSEPEEIFAAAQALLTPGDLAGVRVVVSAGGTREPIDPVRFLGNRSSGRQGAALAAEAAARGAEVTLVSANISGEVLAEVRHPSIRVVSVGTAAELSEAMTHESSLADVVVMAAAVADYRPAAVSERKLTKEGGGIPAIELVENEDIVAALASQRRSGQLVVGFAAETPEDASELLARARRKQHRKRVDLLIVNEVGWERGFESPENAVHILGPNGADAGSASGSKRAVAAAIWDAIARAR; encoded by the coding sequence GTGAACATCGTGGTCGGAGTCACAGGCGGCATCGCCGCGTACAAGACGGTGCACCTCGTGCGCCTGCTCACGAAGGGTGGGCACGACGTGACCGTGGTGCCCACGGAGGACGCCCTGCGTTTCGTGGGGCTCCCGACCTGGGAGGCGATCAGTCGTCATGCGGTCACCACGAGCGTGCACGACGACGTCGCGAAGGTGCGGCACGTCGCCCTGGGGCAGAACGCCGAGCTGGTGATCGTCGCGCCGGCGACGGCGAACTCGATCGCCAAGATGGCCGCCGGGCTCGCCGACGACCTCCTCGGCACGACCCTGCTCGCCACCGAGGCTCCGGTGCTGATCGCCCCGGCGATGCATGCGGAGATGTGGCGGAACCGCGCGACGCAGGCGAACATCACGACGCTGCGGGAGCGCGGTGTGCACGTCGTCGGCCCCGCGGACGGAGAGCTCGCCGGCGGTGACAGCGGCCCCGGCCGGATGTCGGAGCCCGAGGAGATCTTCGCCGCCGCCCAGGCGCTGCTGACTCCCGGTGATCTCGCCGGTGTGCGCGTGGTCGTCTCGGCGGGGGGCACCCGTGAGCCGATCGATCCGGTGCGCTTCCTCGGCAACCGCTCCAGTGGCAGGCAGGGGGCGGCGCTCGCTGCGGAGGCCGCCGCCCGAGGGGCCGAGGTGACCCTGGTGTCGGCCAACATCTCGGGCGAGGTGCTCGCCGAGGTGCGGCACCCGTCGATCCGTGTCGTGTCGGTCGGGACGGCGGCAGAGCTCTCCGAGGCGATGACGCACGAGTCCTCCCTCGCCGATGTGGTCGTGATGGCGGCGGCGGTGGCGGACTATCGACCGGCGGCGGTGTCGGAGCGCAAGCTCACCAAGGAGGGGGGTGGGATCCCCGCCATCGAGCTGGTCGAGAACGAGGACATCGTCGCGGCGCTCGCCTCGCAGCGGCGATCAGGTCAGCTCGTGGTCGGGTTCGCCGCGGAGACTCCGGAGGATGCATCGGAGCTCCTCGCCCGTGCCCGCCGCAAGCAGCACCGCAAGCGCGTGGACCTGCTCATCGTGAACGAGGTCGGGTGGGAGCGGGGATTCGAGAGCCCCGAGAACGCCGTGCACATCCTTGGACCGAACGGTGCCGACGCGGGCAGTGCATCGGGGTCGAAGCGCGCGGTCGCGGCCGCGATCTGGGATGCGATCGCACGCGCGCGCTGA
- a CDS encoding glycosyltransferase family 4 protein, translating to MHIVFFGDQHLDSLGGAQVSMRLQREFLERAGHTVTVVAPRMQGSRASSGSHGGAFVDLPSMPITVDREYSMSWPGRATDRFLDRAMTRRPPVDLVHVQADFWGAFIGHRYAQRHGLPVVHTMHNRVDVGIAAVTPLHRPVLAVLNTWRGIAMRGIGRSVRGRDGWAFLRGLAAGASAVTAPSTHFARRLEQHDVFPQVDVIWNGIDDDLRAQTLAARPATREPGRPRFVWLGRMSPEKRLLPFLGAFVASGVDADLEIIGGGAQRAAAEKVVRGIDGVRFAGRLTYAQTLERIAAADALVQTSIGFETQGMTPFEAATLGTPSVICDPDIGAELGGGLWAVPDVDPAASSRNIEVQRVTALAETLRRAASDIAGGTAPVPVPEVAEAFRQSSRTAAMIAVYERVLARP from the coding sequence ATGCACATCGTCTTCTTCGGCGATCAGCACCTCGACTCCCTCGGCGGGGCCCAGGTGTCGATGCGGCTCCAACGCGAGTTCCTCGAACGAGCCGGGCACACCGTCACGGTCGTCGCGCCGAGGATGCAGGGCTCGCGGGCGTCATCCGGCTCTCACGGCGGCGCCTTCGTCGATCTGCCGTCGATGCCGATCACGGTCGATCGCGAGTACTCGATGAGCTGGCCGGGCCGGGCGACGGACCGCTTCCTCGACCGGGCGATGACCCGCCGTCCCCCCGTCGACCTGGTGCACGTGCAGGCCGACTTCTGGGGTGCGTTCATCGGGCATCGCTACGCGCAGCGGCACGGACTCCCCGTCGTGCACACCATGCACAACCGCGTGGACGTCGGGATCGCCGCGGTCACCCCGCTGCACCGGCCCGTGCTCGCGGTGCTGAACACGTGGCGAGGCATCGCGATGCGCGGCATCGGACGATCCGTGCGCGGGCGGGACGGGTGGGCGTTCCTGCGCGGACTCGCGGCCGGGGCATCGGCCGTGACCGCGCCGTCGACCCACTTCGCCCGGCGCCTGGAACAGCACGACGTCTTCCCGCAGGTCGACGTGATCTGGAACGGCATCGACGACGACCTGCGCGCGCAGACGCTCGCCGCGCGTCCTGCGACTCGGGAACCGGGACGGCCGCGATTCGTGTGGCTCGGACGGATGAGTCCGGAGAAGCGCCTGCTCCCGTTCCTGGGGGCCTTCGTCGCCTCGGGCGTCGATGCGGACCTGGAGATCATCGGCGGCGGCGCTCAGCGTGCGGCCGCCGAGAAGGTCGTCCGTGGGATCGACGGCGTGCGATTCGCCGGACGGCTGACCTACGCGCAGACGCTGGAGCGGATCGCCGCCGCCGACGCGCTCGTGCAGACGTCGATCGGCTTCGAGACCCAGGGGATGACCCCCTTCGAGGCGGCCACGCTCGGCACGCCCTCCGTGATCTGCGACCCCGACATCGGCGCGGAACTCGGCGGCGGACTCTGGGCGGTACCGGATGTCGACCCTGCGGCGTCGAGCCGGAACATCGAGGTGCAGAGGGTCACCGCACTCGCGGAAACCCTGCGGCGGGCCGCCTCCGACATCGCGGGCGGCACCGCCCCCGTTCCGGTCCCCGAGGTCGCCGAGGCGTTCCGGCAGTCCTCGCGCACGGCCGCCATGATCGCCGTCTACGAGCGGGTGCTCGCGAGGCCCTGA
- a CDS encoding amidohydrolase, producing the protein MRVADLVFTGGSRGGRAFLSDAARSTARAVAVTDGRISAIGHDLSEMIGPDTEVVDLAGGLLVPGFQDAHVHPVWGGLDMLRCDLSGLATREQYLARIAEYAAEHPDDEWILGGGWQMSAFPGGTPTAADLDTVVPDRPAFLPNRDGHGAWVNSRALALAGITAETPDPADGRIERDAGGAPSGTLHEGAMGLVNRLLPAEPVERLVEALVQGQRYLHSFGVTAWQDAIVGTEYGDAGDPLPAYRAAAATGELTGRVVGALWWDRSRGLEQIEDIVERRAASSVGRFRARSVKIMQDGVAENFTAAMLEPYCDGHGHPREDSGISFVEPELLKEAATRLDALGFTLHFHAIGDRAVRECLDAVEAALLHNGPRGNRHHISHIQVVHPDDVPRFRALDVTANMQMLWATLEPQMVDLTIPFLGDTRSAWQYPFGDLLRSGAVLAAGSDWSVSTPNPLAAMHVAVNRRSAPTEWEGDYPPFLPEQAIDLGTALAAYTSGSAYVNHLDDTGTIAVGMRADLALLDRDPFAHPVEEIGLTEVHGTWVEGVRVYDAADGVAGDSRGRSGGVEAQDLG; encoded by the coding sequence ATGAGAGTGGCAGACCTCGTCTTCACCGGTGGTTCCCGCGGCGGGAGGGCGTTCCTCTCCGATGCAGCGCGGTCCACCGCTCGCGCCGTCGCGGTCACCGACGGCCGCATCAGTGCGATCGGCCACGACCTGTCGGAGATGATCGGCCCGGACACCGAGGTCGTCGATCTGGCCGGTGGGCTCCTCGTGCCCGGGTTCCAGGACGCGCATGTGCACCCGGTGTGGGGCGGACTGGACATGCTCCGGTGCGACCTCTCGGGCCTCGCGACGCGTGAGCAGTATCTGGCGCGGATCGCGGAGTACGCCGCGGAGCACCCCGACGACGAATGGATCCTGGGCGGTGGCTGGCAGATGTCGGCCTTTCCCGGAGGTACGCCGACGGCCGCGGATCTGGATACGGTCGTGCCCGATCGCCCCGCCTTCCTCCCCAATCGCGATGGGCACGGCGCCTGGGTGAACTCGCGGGCGCTCGCGCTCGCCGGGATCACCGCGGAGACCCCGGATCCCGCGGACGGACGCATCGAACGCGACGCGGGTGGTGCCCCGAGCGGAACCCTGCACGAGGGAGCGATGGGCCTGGTGAACCGGCTGCTCCCGGCCGAGCCCGTCGAGCGTCTGGTGGAGGCGCTCGTCCAGGGGCAGCGGTACCTGCACTCCTTCGGCGTCACCGCCTGGCAGGATGCGATCGTCGGCACCGAGTACGGCGACGCGGGTGACCCGCTGCCCGCGTACCGTGCCGCGGCAGCCACCGGGGAACTCACCGGTCGGGTCGTGGGCGCCCTGTGGTGGGACCGCTCGCGCGGCCTGGAGCAGATCGAGGACATCGTCGAACGGCGCGCTGCCAGCTCCGTCGGTCGCTTCCGTGCCCGCAGCGTGAAGATCATGCAGGACGGTGTGGCCGAGAACTTCACCGCCGCGATGCTCGAACCCTATTGCGACGGCCACGGGCATCCGCGTGAGGACTCCGGCATCTCGTTCGTCGAGCCGGAGCTGCTCAAGGAAGCGGCGACCCGGCTCGATGCCCTCGGGTTCACGCTGCACTTCCACGCCATCGGCGACCGTGCCGTGCGCGAGTGCCTCGACGCGGTCGAAGCCGCCCTCCTGCACAACGGTCCGCGCGGGAACCGGCACCACATCTCGCACATCCAGGTCGTGCACCCGGACGACGTCCCCCGGTTCCGAGCGCTCGACGTGACGGCGAACATGCAGATGCTGTGGGCCACACTGGAGCCGCAGATGGTCGACCTCACGATCCCCTTCCTCGGGGACACGCGCAGCGCCTGGCAGTACCCCTTCGGTGATCTGCTGCGCTCCGGAGCCGTGCTCGCCGCGGGCAGCGACTGGTCGGTGAGCACCCCGAATCCGCTCGCCGCGATGCACGTGGCCGTGAACCGCCGGTCGGCTCCGACCGAGTGGGAGGGGGATTATCCGCCGTTCCTGCCGGAGCAGGCGATCGACCTCGGGACCGCGCTCGCCGCGTACACCTCGGGATCCGCGTACGTGAACCACCTCGACGACACCGGCACGATCGCGGTGGGGATGCGGGCGGACCTCGCCCTGCTCGACCGCGACCCGTTCGCGCACCCCGTCGAGGAGATCGGGCTCACCGAGGTGCACGGCACCTGGGTCGAAGGCGTGCGGGTGTACGACGCGGCCGACGGGGTCGCGGGGGACTCCCGCGGTCGGTCAGGCGGGGTCGAGGCGCAGGACCTCGGGTGA
- a CDS encoding ABC transporter permease: MPKLKFGLAIPAWVWLLIFFVAPIGMVIVFSFGYKPSIFATHALDHLSFDRYLEALSPTFFSTFLNTLWIGILGTLLCLVIGAPVAYWIAVKAPPSKRGLLLALVMVPFWTNFLVRTIGWQVILAPEGWLSQLLQGIGVIPGPLDLLYSRGAVLLGVVYNYLPLMILPLFVAFDRVSGPLREASKDLGANSATTFVRVTVPLARPGIIAGVLLVYIPLMGDYITATVLGGAKGNMIGQVVASQFQTAQNWALGSAMAVLLIIVIMISIAVAAGLLWLVTLPLRQRNRLVLGESS; the protein is encoded by the coding sequence GTGCCTAAGCTCAAGTTCGGTCTCGCGATCCCCGCCTGGGTGTGGCTGCTGATCTTCTTCGTCGCCCCCATCGGCATGGTCATCGTCTTCAGCTTCGGCTACAAGCCGAGCATCTTCGCCACCCACGCCCTCGACCACCTCTCCTTCGACCGCTACCTCGAGGCCCTCTCGCCCACGTTCTTCAGCACCTTCCTGAACACCCTGTGGATCGGCATCCTCGGCACGCTGCTGTGCCTGGTGATCGGGGCGCCGGTCGCGTACTGGATCGCCGTGAAGGCGCCGCCGTCGAAGCGCGGACTGCTGCTGGCCCTCGTCATGGTGCCGTTCTGGACGAACTTCCTGGTGCGCACGATCGGCTGGCAGGTGATCCTCGCCCCGGAGGGCTGGCTGTCGCAGCTGCTCCAGGGCATCGGCGTGATCCCGGGTCCCCTCGACCTGCTGTATTCGCGGGGTGCGGTGCTGCTCGGCGTGGTCTACAACTACCTGCCGCTCATGATCCTCCCGCTGTTCGTCGCGTTCGACCGGGTCTCGGGTCCGCTGCGCGAGGCGAGCAAGGACCTGGGCGCGAACAGCGCGACGACCTTCGTCCGGGTGACCGTGCCCCTGGCCCGACCCGGCATCATCGCGGGCGTGCTGCTCGTGTACATCCCGCTCATGGGCGACTACATCACCGCGACCGTGCTCGGTGGCGCGAAGGGCAACATGATCGGGCAGGTCGTGGCGAGTCAGTTCCAGACCGCGCAGAACTGGGCGTTGGGTTCGGCGATGGCGGTGCTGCTGATCATCGTCATCATGATCTCGATCGCCGTCGCGGCCGGGCTCCTCTGGCTCGTGACACTGCCGCTCAGACAACGCAACCGACTCGTCCTGGGGGAGAGCTCATGA
- a CDS encoding GlxA family transcriptional regulator: MKTVACVIQDGFAPFEFGVACEAFGLDRADDGVPNFDFRIVAPRAGVVASKIGFSVNVEHDLTFAYEADLVVFCPLPREHWGDIDPLLLELARHAVARGAWVMSVCSGSFILAAAGVLDGRRATTHWMYAHTMADMYPQIDIDPDVLFVQDGKVITSAGTAAGIDACLHLLRQEVGAELTNRIARRMVVPPQRDGGQAQFIDRPIPQVPTDSLAAVADWAVEHLRDDLGVEQLAARALMSPRTFARRFKAEYGATPAAWLARQRIIHAQRMLERTGLPLEHIADECGFGSAAVLRQNFARVLGLTPTAYRARFSCVEEPALPAA, translated from the coding sequence ATGAAGACGGTCGCCTGCGTCATCCAGGACGGGTTCGCACCCTTCGAGTTCGGCGTCGCGTGCGAGGCGTTCGGCCTCGATCGCGCTGACGATGGTGTGCCGAACTTCGACTTCCGCATCGTCGCCCCCCGCGCGGGCGTCGTGGCGTCGAAGATCGGTTTCTCGGTCAACGTCGAGCACGATCTGACGTTCGCCTACGAGGCGGATCTGGTGGTGTTCTGCCCCCTTCCCCGGGAGCACTGGGGAGACATCGATCCGCTGCTGCTCGAGCTCGCCAGGCACGCCGTCGCGCGTGGCGCCTGGGTGATGAGCGTCTGCAGCGGATCCTTCATCCTCGCGGCGGCCGGAGTGCTCGACGGGCGTCGAGCCACCACGCACTGGATGTACGCGCACACCATGGCGGACATGTACCCGCAGATCGACATCGACCCCGACGTGCTGTTCGTGCAGGACGGGAAGGTCATCACCAGCGCGGGCACGGCAGCGGGGATCGATGCCTGCCTGCACCTGCTCCGTCAGGAGGTCGGCGCCGAGCTCACCAACCGCATCGCACGGCGCATGGTCGTTCCGCCGCAGCGTGACGGCGGACAGGCGCAGTTCATCGACCGACCGATCCCGCAGGTCCCCACCGACTCGCTCGCCGCGGTGGCGGACTGGGCCGTCGAACACCTGCGAGACGATCTGGGTGTCGAGCAGCTCGCCGCCAGGGCGCTGATGTCACCGCGGACCTTCGCCCGGCGGTTCAAGGCCGAGTACGGCGCGACACCCGCGGCCTGGCTCGCCCGTCAGCGCATCATCCACGCGCAGCGGATGCTGGAGCGCACCGGTCTTCCGCTCGAGCACATCGCGGATGAATGCGGTTTCGGGTCGGCGGCGGTGCTGCGGCAGAACTTCGCCCGCGTCCTCGGCCTCACCCCCACGGCCTACCGCGCGCGATTCTCCTGCGTCGAGGAGCCGGCGCTTCCCGCCGCCTGA
- a CDS encoding NRDE family protein, whose protein sequence is MCTVVIDVEKAGSARLLAVRDEDPLRAWDSLGPWWPEDHPGVIGIRDRRAGGAWLAANPAERRLAVLLNRADVSDLPAARAVSRGALALESVQGRSPVAPLSMHGFNLLEVGPEGARVLSWDGVELRETRIDPGTHMIAHDDLDDATTPRIEAWLPEFRALGPTADSADWTAEWTALLASSAELPPEDDRAIIRDNRPHGYPTQSLLYCIATVTPEGVEVRDVTLPSPAHLPE, encoded by the coding sequence GTGTGCACGGTTGTCATCGATGTCGAGAAGGCCGGCTCGGCACGACTCCTCGCGGTCCGCGACGAAGATCCGCTGCGGGCGTGGGACTCCCTCGGACCGTGGTGGCCGGAGGACCATCCCGGTGTGATCGGGATCCGCGATCGGCGCGCCGGGGGCGCCTGGCTCGCCGCGAACCCCGCCGAACGCCGGCTCGCGGTGCTGCTGAACCGGGCGGACGTGAGCGACCTCCCCGCCGCGCGGGCCGTCTCCCGCGGCGCCCTGGCACTGGAATCGGTGCAGGGGCGCTCCCCCGTCGCGCCCCTCTCCATGCACGGCTTCAACCTGCTCGAGGTCGGCCCCGAAGGCGCGCGCGTGCTGTCGTGGGACGGCGTCGAACTGCGCGAGACACGCATCGATCCCGGCACGCACATGATCGCGCACGATGACCTCGACGATGCCACGACCCCGCGGATCGAAGCCTGGCTGCCGGAGTTCCGCGCCCTGGGCCCGACCGCTGACAGCGCCGACTGGACGGCTGAGTGGACCGCGCTCCTCGCCTCCTCCGCCGAGCTGCCGCCCGAAGACGACCGGGCCATCATCCGCGACAACCGCCCGCACGGCTATCCCACCCAGTCGCTGCTGTACTGCATCGCCACCGTGACCCCCGAGGGCGTCGAGGTCCGCGACGTGACACTCCCCTCCCCCGCGCACCTTCCGGAGTGA
- a CDS encoding glycosyltransferase, which produces MSVTSSDDPTDPSRGPAAESAPRPLKIVIGCDTFAPDINGAARFAERLAAGLVQRGHDVHVVAPNQAYRRAQPHTEVIEGEPMTLHRLPSVRWAPHDWLRFVWPWRSKHYARKVLDQVQPDVVHIQSHIVIGRGLAYIANERGIPVIATNHVMAENILDHTTMPKFIDDLVLKFAWADAKRTFDKTRAITTPTRRAADFLEKTVEVKGVIPVSCGIDRTQYTPVLAPRDENRIIFVGRLTAEKQVEVILKAMTKLDPALDTTFDIVGGGDQRKQLEHLTAQLGLADRVTFHGRTSDEELRALLSRASLFVIASIAELQSIATMEAMASALPVVAADAVALPHLVHDGENGYLFEPGNVDELAARLTDVLTAEPAEYERMQRASLDGVAIHDINRTLDTFEALYRDEPLPE; this is translated from the coding sequence ATGTCTGTGACCTCCTCCGACGATCCGACCGATCCGTCGCGCGGCCCCGCCGCCGAATCCGCGCCCCGACCGTTGAAGATCGTGATCGGCTGCGACACGTTCGCGCCCGACATCAACGGCGCCGCCCGTTTCGCCGAGCGCCTCGCCGCCGGCCTCGTGCAGCGCGGCCACGACGTGCACGTCGTGGCGCCCAACCAGGCGTATCGCCGTGCCCAGCCGCACACCGAGGTCATCGAGGGCGAGCCGATGACCCTGCACCGGTTGCCGTCGGTGCGCTGGGCGCCGCACGACTGGCTGCGGTTCGTGTGGCCGTGGCGATCGAAGCACTATGCCCGCAAGGTCCTGGATCAGGTGCAGCCGGATGTCGTGCACATCCAGTCGCACATCGTGATCGGGCGCGGACTCGCGTACATCGCGAACGAGCGCGGCATCCCGGTCATCGCGACCAACCACGTCATGGCCGAGAACATCCTCGACCACACCACCATGCCGAAGTTCATCGACGACCTCGTGCTGAAGTTCGCGTGGGCGGACGCCAAGCGCACGTTCGACAAGACCCGTGCGATCACCACACCCACCCGCCGTGCCGCCGACTTCCTCGAGAAGACGGTCGAGGTGAAGGGCGTGATCCCGGTCAGCTGCGGTATCGATCGCACCCAGTACACGCCTGTCCTCGCCCCGCGCGACGAGAACCGGATCATCTTCGTCGGCAGGCTCACCGCCGAGAAGCAGGTCGAGGTCATCCTCAAGGCGATGACGAAGCTCGACCCCGCACTCGACACCACCTTCGACATCGTCGGCGGCGGCGACCAGCGCAAGCAGCTGGAGCACCTGACCGCCCAGCTCGGACTCGCCGATCGAGTGACCTTCCACGGGCGCACGAGCGATGAGGAGCTCCGGGCCCTGCTGTCCCGTGCCAGCCTGTTCGTGATCGCCTCGATCGCGGAGCTCCAGTCCATCGCGACGATGGAGGCGATGGCCTCGGCCCTGCCGGTCGTCGCCGCGGACGCCGTGGCCCTCCCGCACCTCGTGCACGACGGCGAGAACGGCTACCTGTTCGAGCCTGGGAACGTCGACGAGCTCGCCGCGCGTCTGACCGACGTGCTCACGGCGGAGCCTGCGGAGTACGAGCGGATGCAGCGGGCCTCGCTCGACGGCGTCGCGATCCACGACATCAACCGCACCCTCGACACCTTCGAGGCGCTGTACCGCGACGAGCCGCTGCCGGAGTAG